One genomic segment of Spirochaeta cellobiosiphila DSM 17781 includes these proteins:
- a CDS encoding RNA polymerase sigma factor has product MSKEINITETYHYINWVIRSFHFDDSTKEDLAQEIIIKVLINKHSFESRSKYKTWVYSIARNHCINYKKRRYDIYKKFQDWDDNSIIMLRYNEVNSDETISLIRKCIRELPLIYRIVIVYYFFYSMKYKEISEELNVPIGTIKSRLNTGKRLLKYSISRELFFRE; this is encoded by the coding sequence ATGAGCAAAGAAATTAATATTACAGAGACCTATCATTATATTAACTGGGTAATTAGATCTTTTCATTTTGATGACAGTACAAAGGAAGACTTAGCCCAAGAGATTATTATAAAAGTTTTAATTAATAAACATAGTTTTGAATCCAGATCTAAATATAAAACATGGGTTTATTCCATCGCTAGAAATCATTGTATTAACTATAAAAAAAGACGCTATGATATATATAAAAAGTTTCAGGACTGGGATGATAATAGCATTATTATGTTACGCTATAATGAAGTAAACTCTGACGAAACGATTTCCCTGATTAGGAAATGTATCAGGGAGTTGCCTTTGATATACCGTATAGTGATTGTTTACTATTTTTTCTATAGTATGAAATATAAAGAGATATCTGAGGAACTCAATGTCCCTATAGGGACAATCAAGTCTCGATTGAATACAGGAAAGAGATTGTTAAAATATAGTATTAGCAGAGAGCTATTTTTTAGGGAATAG
- a CDS encoding helix-turn-helix domain-containing protein — MSIILSKNYSLIISDSVNNCIENCHLEHPDLILTEITQPIEELLVFLESLRHSKEDSYIPIIVLSDIPIKGLSNEEIFKYIDDYIVKPIDTSTLLTRINIHLRYKTQLNKMNITRSKVLNEIDNLIELDLSNPLLSIDTICHDLGYSRSTLNRKILKLSGLSSQQYIQSYRLRRAMEMLQNIGDCNITEIAYKVGFSSSAYFTKCFKNKYGVLPSQFKQVK, encoded by the coding sequence TTGTCTATTATATTATCAAAGAATTATAGTCTTATCATTTCAGATTCTGTAAACAATTGTATTGAAAACTGTCATTTAGAGCATCCTGATTTAATCCTAACTGAAATAACACAACCTATAGAAGAATTATTAGTTTTTTTAGAATCATTACGTCATAGCAAAGAAGACAGTTATATTCCTATAATTGTATTGTCTGATATTCCTATTAAAGGATTATCAAATGAAGAAATATTTAAATATATTGATGATTACATTGTAAAACCTATTGATACTAGCACTTTATTGACCCGAATTAATATACACCTAAGATATAAGACACAACTAAATAAAATGAATATTACTAGAAGTAAAGTCTTAAATGAGATAGATAATTTAATAGAATTGGATTTGTCTAATCCTCTACTATCAATAGATACTATATGTCATGATTTGGGGTATAGTCGATCTACACTTAACCGTAAGATTTTAAAGTTATCAGGTCTATCTTCACAGCAATATATTCAGTCTTATCGTCTTAGACGTGCTATGGAAATGTTACAAAATATTGGTGATTGTAATATAACTGAGATTGCATATAAAGTGGGGTTCTCTTCTTCTGCTTATTTTACAAAGTGTTTTAAAAATAAGTATGGTGTATTGCCCTCTCAGTTTAAACAGGTTAAGTGA